The genomic region TCGACGAACTGCGTTCCCTGATTCGAGGATGCCCCGCGACGATGCCGGACGGAGAATGCGGCGTGACGGACTCGTGCACCGAAACCAGTTGCAGTAACGACGCATGCGACGGCTGTGAACGGTACGCCGGCCCCGGTAACGATGGACTTTACATGCCGGACGAATTGCAGGGGGTGGGGAGCCTTTACTGGTCGTCCACCACGATTTCGGATTGGGACACCAAAGCGTTCGGCGTCAACTTCGAATACGGCATGGTGAACGGGGACGACAAAATGAACGGCATTCCGAATGTGCTGTGCGTGCGTGGATAAGCGCGGGAATCGGGGATCGATCGAAGAGGCCGAAACACGCGGGTTGCCCCGCGCGTCGGCGGTTTTTCGGGGCGTCAGAGGAAGCAACAGACTCACGGAGGTGCGGGATGCGTGTGGCTCAGTGGATGAGAAGCCTGATCATCGTGGTTGGACTCCTGTCGATCGCCTTCGGCGTCACGGGATCGGGTTGTCCGGAAGATGACGACGACGATGAAAGCGACGACGACTCGGGAGACGAGACCTGCGTTGAAGATGCTGATGAGGATGGATTTGACAGTTGTGTCGATTGCGACGATTCCGACGCGGATGTGAATCCCGGCGCGACGGAAATCAAGGACGAAATCGACAACAACTGCGACGATCAGATCGACGAGGGTTTCTACGACGACGATGCCGACGACGACATGGACGACGACGCGGACGACGATGCTGACGACGATGACGACGATTGCACCGTATCGAACTTCTGCACGTATTTGCTGGATCAGTGCGAATCGACAAGCTACCCCTCGGTCGAGGATTGCAATGACTACCTCGTCGCCGACTGCCTTGACGGGGATGGGTTCTTGTCGTGCGTTTGCGCCTGCAAGGCGAGCGACGAGGAATGCAACGATTCGGTCGCGCTCGAATCCTGTGTATCCAACTGCTACGTCGAAAACTGCTACTGAATGAATAGCGCCCCCGCCGGGAGCGCGGACGGCGGGTGCGGTTGCTGAGTTCACGAAATCAAGCGGCCCGGTCCCGAATGCGGACCGGGCCGCACCTCGCAAGAAAGGGCTCGTGATCGATGACGATGAAACTTTTCCGGATCGGTGTGGCGCTCATCGGAATGATTCTGGGTTTCGCGGGCTGCGGATGCGGCGACGATGATGACGACTCGGGCGGCGGCGGTGAATCCGACGACGACGTGTCGGACGACGACTCCGGCGACGACGACTCCGGCGACGACGACTCCGACGACGACAGCGCGGACGACGACACAACGGATGACGACGCGGATGATGACACGGGCGATGACGACATCACGACGGAGGGTTTCGCCTTGATCCCCGCCGGGACGTTCACCATGGGCAGCCCCGAAGATGAACTTGCTCACCAGGTCGACGAAACCCTGCACGAGGTGACGCTCACGAACGACTTCGAGATGAGCGTTTTCGAAACGACGCAGGACGAATGGGAGACCCTGATGGGCTACAACCGGAGTTTCTTCGGTCCGTCAGGCGCCGGCGACGATTGCGGCGGCGACTGCCCGGTCGAGAACCACAACTGGTTCGAGGCTCTGGCATACGCCAACCGGTTTTCCATCGCCGAGGGTTTGGCGCCCTGCTATCTGCTGACAATCGTCCAGTGCGCCGATCTTAGCGAAGTCGACGACTACGAGGACTGTCTGAACGACACGAAGATGGGGATCCGGTCGGCGAACTGGGGACTGGACGGCGTGTCGTCAGTATATGAATGCGAGGGTTTTCGTTTGCCCACCGAGGCCGAGTGGGAGTATGCGGCGCGCGCGGGAGCCACGACCAGTCTGTATAACGGCGAAGAAGTCACCGAGATAGATTGTTCGCCCGTCGATTCCGCCGTGAACGAGATCGCGTGGTACTGCGGTAACTCCGGATCGTCCGGCACCCACCCCGTGGGCGAAAAGCTCGAGAACGATTGGGGCCTGTACGACATGCTCGGCAATGTCTTCGAATGGAACCAGGACTTTTATGGTCCGAACGTGGGCGACGTGACGGATCCGGAAGGCGCGGATTCGGGGACGGATCGGTCGCTGCGCGGCTGTTGCTACTCTTGTGAGCCATGGACATGTCGTTTGGCCCGGCGAGGGTGGTCGGACCCGGAGTTCGTATACCCCTCCGTCGGTTTCCGATTGGTCCGGACATTGCCGGCGATCTAGGCCACCGGAACGAGGGCACGACGGAACACGGAAAGCGGCGAAATCAACAAAACTCCCCGGCGTTGTTCGGAGGAGATTGGGGTGCCGGTCGCCCGTTCGCGGGCGACCGGGCCGCACCTCGCAATAAAGGGCTCGTGGTCGATGACGATGAAACAGTTCCGGATCGGTGTGGCGCTCATCGGGTTGATCCCGGGTTACACGGGCTTCGCGGGATGCTCATGCGACGATGACGACGACGCGGATGACGACGACGCGGATGACGACGACGTTACCGAAGGATTCCTCCTCGTCACGGTCGGCTCGTTCACCATGGGCAGCCCGGATTCCGAGCCTGGGCGCCGTCCCGACGAGACGCAGCACCAGGTGACCCTGACGCGCGACTTCGAGATGAGCGCCGCCGAAACGACCCAGGGAGAATTCGATTCTCTGCTTGGCTGGAATCCGAGTTTTTACGGTCCGAACGGCGGCGGTCCGGACTGCGGGGATGGATGCCCGGCTGAATCCTTGAGCTGGTATGATGCGTTGGCCTACGCGAATGAGATGTCGGGGGAGGCCGGTTACGCTCCGTGCTACGATTTGAGCGACGTCGTGTGCGAAGATTCGACGAATGCCGAAACGGACTACCTCGAATGTATGAACGCCGCTCGGGGCGGTATCGAGGCGGCGAC from Deltaproteobacteria bacterium harbors:
- a CDS encoding putative metal-binding motif-containing protein, which produces MRVAQWMRSLIIVVGLLSIAFGVTGSGCPEDDDDDESDDDSGDETCVEDADEDGFDSCVDCDDSDADVNPGATEIKDEIDNNCDDQIDEGFYDDDADDDMDDDADDDADDDDDDCTVSNFCTYLLDQCESTSYPSVEDCNDYLVADCLDGDGFLSCVCACKASDEECNDSVALESCVSNCYVENCY
- a CDS encoding formylglycine-generating enzyme family protein gives rise to the protein MTMKLFRIGVALIGMILGFAGCGCGDDDDDSGGGGESDDDVSDDDSGDDDSGDDDSDDDSADDDTTDDDADDDTGDDDITTEGFALIPAGTFTMGSPEDELAHQVDETLHEVTLTNDFEMSVFETTQDEWETLMGYNRSFFGPSGAGDDCGGDCPVENHNWFEALAYANRFSIAEGLAPCYLLTIVQCADLSEVDDYEDCLNDTKMGIRSANWGLDGVSSVYECEGFRLPTEAEWEYAARAGATTSLYNGEEVTEIDCSPVDSAVNEIAWYCGNSGSSGTHPVGEKLENDWGLYDMLGNVFEWNQDFYGPNVGDVTDPEGADSGTDRSLRGCCYSCEPWTCRLARRGWSDPEFVYPSVGFRLVRTLPAI
- a CDS encoding formylglycine-generating enzyme family protein, whose product is MPVARSRATGPHLAIKGSWSMTMKQFRIGVALIGLIPGYTGFAGCSCDDDDDADDDDADDDDVTEGFLLVTVGSFTMGSPDSEPGRRPDETQHQVTLTRDFEMSAAETTQGEFDSLLGWNPSFYGPNGGGPDCGDGCPAESLSWYDALAYANEMSGEAGYAPCYDLSDVVCEDSTNAETDYLECMNAARGGIEAATVALNGSSSVYDCDGYRLPTEAEWEYAARAGTTTAFYSGPIVDLLCSPTDLNLDQIGWYCGNSSGVTRAIGQKTPNAWGFFDMSGNVWEWVWDWLGPYPGDITDPEGAADGTSRVIRGGSYFNYAQEARSAYRFNNYDPGNRHDHLGFRLVRTLP